From the genome of Athene noctua unplaced genomic scaffold, bAthNoc1.hap1.1 HAP1_HAP1_scaffold_31, whole genome shotgun sequence, one region includes:
- the GIPR gene encoding gastric inhibitory polypeptide receptor, whose translation MTPVPPSLPVPPPRPPGAAITIMGHQAVPPPLLNRVLRGAEEERSAQATLAAWREYRHACELRLRLDPPAPGPVCNRSFDMYACWGDAAPNSTVTVPCPWYLPWHHRVQGGVVARRCGPDGHWVTDETGRPWRDHSQCEDLAQEQPLQRQVWLLEQFRLLYTVGYSLSLIALLLALLLLLLFRRLRCTRNFIHANLFLSFMLRAGAILTRDALLRRHLRPGPGHPLQLLGQQAVAGCRLAQALTQYCVGANYGWLLAEGLFLHKLLVLAAFSGERCLPAFLLLGWGAPVLFVVPWVVVRYFYENEGCWERNEKPAVWWIIRCPILMAVAVNFVVFLRIVRILVAKVRAHQVSRGDTRVRLARSTLTLIPLLGVHEVAFALVGEGQGGGTLRLVRLCLQLLLSSSQGLVVSVLYCFVNKEVQAEVRRRWQRCRLGVPWHHGPPRVPPRGTRRYVAVGGQRTAPPDPGRHLVAESCC comes from the exons tacccccatccctccctgtgccccccccacgccccccaggAGCCGCCATCACCATCATGGGCCACCAGGCAGTGCCCCCCCCCCTGCTCAACCGGGTCCTGCGTGGGGCAGAG GAGGAGCGCTCAGCCCAGGCAACACTGGCTGCTTGGCGCGAGTACCGGCACGCCTGTGAGCTGCGCCTTCGCCTCGACCCCCCAGCACCTG gtCCTGTCTGCAACCGCAGCTTTGACATGTATGCCTGCTGGGGGGACGCGGCCCCCAACAGCACCGTCACCGTCCCTTGTCCCTGGTACCTGCCCTGGCACCACCGAG TGCAGGGCGGGGTGGTGGCTCGGCGCTGCGGACCCGACGGGCACTGGGTGACAGATGAGACGGGGCGGCCTTGGCGGGACCATTCGCAGTGCGAGGACCTGGCGCAGGAGCAGCCGCTGCag CGTCAGGTCTGGCTGCTGGAGCAATTCCGCCTCCTCTACACCGTGGGCTACTCCCTGTCCCTCATCGCCCTCCTCCTGGcgctcctgctgctcctgctcttcaG GCGCTTGCGTTGTACCCGCAACTTCATCCACGCcaacctcttcctttccttcatgCTGCGGGCGGGCGCCATCCTGACGCGCGACGCGCTGCTGCGGCGGCACCTTCGCCCCGGCCCCGGGCACCCgctgcagctgctgggccagCAG GCGGTGGCAGGGTGCCGGCTGGCCCAGGCTCTCACCCAGTACTGCGTGGGGGCCAACTACGGGTGGCTACTGGCCGAGGGACTCTTCCTCCACAAGCTCCTAGTGCTGGCAGCCTTCTCTGGCGAGCGCTgcctccctgccttcctcctcctcggctgGG GAGCCCCCGTGCTCTTCGTGGTCCCATGGGTGGTGGTGAGGTACTTCTATGAGAATGAGGG GTGCTGGGAGCGGAACGAGAAGCCGGCGGTGTGGTGGATCATCCGCTGTCCCATCCTGATGGCCGTGGCG GTGAACTTCGTGGTGTTCTTGCGCATCGTCCGCATCTTGGTGGCCAAAGTCCGGGCGCATCAGGTGTCGCGTGGGGACACCAGGGTCAG ACTGGCCAGGTCCACACTGACGCTGATCCCACTTCTGGGGGTGCACGAGGTGGCCTTCGCCCTGGTGGGGGAGGGCCAGGGTGGGGGCACCCTGCGCCTGGTgcggctctgcctgcagctgctgctctcctcttcccag ggccTCGTTGTCAGCGTCCTCTACTGCTTCGTCAACAAGGAG GTGCAGGCGGAGGTTCGACGCAGGTGGCAGCGGTGCCGTCTGGGTGTCCCCTGGCACCACGGACCCCCCCGGGTTCCCCCCCGTGGCACCCGCCGCTACGTGGCTGTGGGGGGGCAGCGCACGGCACCCCCCGATCCCGGGAGACACCTGGTtgctgagagctgctgctga